Proteins co-encoded in one Haloarcula pelagica genomic window:
- a CDS encoding tRNA (guanine(26)-N(2))-dimethyltransferase, which yields MRVSEGQVTVTVPEQADAGRGENVFFNPVQELNRDLTVATLRAYREREERAESYLDATAASGVRGVRAAADGWETTLCDIDEEAVDLCERNLERNGLAASVRHADASVLMHTDTFDVVDIDPFGTPMPFADAAVKGTRNLLCVTATDTAPLCGAHFESGVRTYSTVPRNTEYHAEMGLRVLLSAMVRTAARYDIAARPILSHATRHYARTYLEFDRGAKVANDCIDELGHVYHCQECLWRDHERGLLADAPDECPECGQHLQTAGPIWLGRTCEPAFARSVAEFVTDDMGTADDARDLLETLATELDTPTHYDQHRLCKRWGRGADAMDEFLQTLRDAGYEATRTHFGGTTFKSDADVAQMREAVET from the coding sequence ATGCGCGTCAGCGAGGGGCAGGTGACCGTGACGGTGCCCGAACAGGCCGACGCCGGGAGAGGCGAGAACGTCTTCTTCAACCCCGTCCAGGAACTCAACCGGGACCTGACGGTGGCGACCCTGCGGGCCTACCGGGAGCGCGAGGAGCGCGCGGAGTCGTATCTAGACGCCACCGCAGCAAGCGGCGTCCGCGGCGTCCGGGCGGCTGCCGACGGCTGGGAGACGACGCTGTGTGACATCGACGAGGAGGCGGTCGACCTCTGCGAGCGAAACCTCGAACGGAACGGGCTGGCGGCGTCGGTCAGACACGCGGACGCCAGCGTCCTCATGCACACCGACACGTTCGACGTGGTCGACATCGACCCGTTCGGGACGCCGATGCCCTTCGCCGACGCGGCGGTCAAGGGCACCCGGAACCTCCTGTGTGTGACCGCGACCGACACCGCGCCGCTGTGTGGCGCGCACTTCGAGAGCGGCGTCCGGACCTACAGCACCGTCCCGCGCAACACGGAGTACCACGCCGAGATGGGGCTGCGCGTCCTGCTGTCGGCGATGGTCCGGACTGCGGCCCGCTACGACATCGCGGCCCGGCCGATCCTGAGCCACGCGACTCGCCACTACGCCCGCACCTACCTGGAGTTCGACCGCGGCGCGAAAGTCGCCAACGACTGCATCGACGAACTGGGCCACGTCTACCACTGCCAGGAGTGTCTCTGGCGCGACCACGAGCGCGGGCTGCTCGCCGACGCGCCCGACGAGTGCCCCGAATGTGGACAGCACCTCCAGACTGCCGGACCGATCTGGCTGGGACGGACCTGCGAGCCCGCGTTCGCCCGCTCGGTCGCCGAGTTCGTCACCGACGACATGGGGACCGCCGACGACGCCCGCGACCTGTTAGAGACGCTCGCGACGGAACTGGACACGCCGACTCACTACGACCAGCACCGACTCTGTAAACGCTGGGGGCGCGGTGCCGACGCGATGGACGAGTTCCTCCAGACGCTTCGGGACGCGGGCTACGAGGCGACCCGGACCCACTTCGGCGGGACGACGTTCAAGAGCGACGCGGACGTGGCACAGATGCGCGAGGCCGTCGAGACGTAG
- a CDS encoding MATE family efflux transporter has product MAGSRYNPVRALLLAVGGLLARAGLVDRDRIARATDLSWPRIVTGLARMSKSTADVAMVGLAIGPTAIAGVGYATPFWGLAFALGGGVAGATISMVSQRYGADARAELGLSVTTSAAVVAAITVPVAALYWLVPGPLVDLVGSGARAVAYGESYLRVVALGVPFAGLNLVGSRTLVGADDAWSAMVVRAGGAVVNVVINAVLIFGLGWGVVGAAVGTVAANVLVTVALVVGLARGGLPGVPFPVQIPVSRPFLDRSLARDLAEMGTPLVGTNLARTGAQFPRLFIVGLFGPDVVSAYVVALRVRALLDTPNWGLSLASSSLVGQALGEDDESDATAWARTVLRLGIGVYVLVAVALAPFSRQIGRLFVEDPTLLPLVTVFVAVACASVVFRGVDGGATGPLRASGDTRWPLYSQLTGMYLFALPVAYVGVAVPAIGVTALYASLLVETAVPAAITYYRFRSGTWRVVSRSYRPDAALDD; this is encoded by the coding sequence GTGGCCGGCTCCCGCTACAATCCCGTTCGTGCGCTGCTGCTGGCTGTCGGGGGCCTGCTCGCGCGGGCCGGCCTCGTCGACCGTGACCGTATCGCACGGGCGACGGACCTCTCCTGGCCGCGGATCGTCACCGGGCTCGCGCGGATGTCGAAATCGACCGCCGACGTGGCGATGGTCGGACTGGCGATCGGGCCGACCGCGATCGCCGGCGTCGGCTACGCGACGCCGTTCTGGGGGCTGGCCTTTGCCCTGGGTGGCGGCGTCGCCGGCGCGACGATCAGCATGGTCTCCCAGCGCTACGGGGCCGACGCCCGCGCGGAACTCGGGCTGTCGGTGACGACCAGCGCCGCCGTCGTCGCGGCGATCACCGTCCCCGTCGCGGCGCTGTACTGGCTCGTCCCTGGACCGCTCGTCGACCTCGTGGGCTCCGGAGCGCGGGCGGTCGCCTACGGCGAGTCGTACCTCCGGGTCGTCGCGCTCGGGGTGCCCTTCGCCGGGCTGAACCTCGTGGGCAGTCGCACGCTCGTCGGCGCCGACGACGCCTGGTCGGCGATGGTCGTCCGGGCCGGCGGGGCCGTCGTCAACGTCGTCATCAACGCCGTCCTCATCTTCGGGCTGGGGTGGGGCGTCGTCGGCGCCGCCGTCGGCACCGTCGCCGCGAACGTCCTCGTCACCGTCGCGCTGGTGGTCGGGCTGGCTCGTGGTGGCCTCCCGGGCGTCCCCTTTCCCGTGCAGATCCCCGTTTCCCGGCCGTTTCTGGACCGCTCGCTGGCGCGTGACCTCGCGGAGATGGGGACGCCGCTGGTGGGGACGAACCTCGCCCGGACCGGCGCGCAGTTCCCGCGGCTGTTCATCGTCGGCCTGTTCGGCCCCGATGTCGTCTCGGCGTACGTCGTCGCGTTGCGGGTGCGTGCGCTGCTCGATACGCCCAACTGGGGGCTGAGCCTCGCCTCCAGTAGCCTCGTCGGTCAGGCGCTCGGCGAGGACGACGAGTCCGACGCGACCGCCTGGGCGCGAACGGTACTTCGGCTCGGGATCGGTGTCTACGTGCTCGTTGCCGTGGCGCTCGCCCCCTTCTCGAGACAGATCGGTCGACTGTTCGTCGAGGACCCGACGCTGTTGCCGCTGGTGACCGTCTTCGTCGCCGTCGCGTGTGCGAGCGTCGTCTTCCGTGGCGTCGACGGCGGCGCGACCGGCCCGCTCCGAGCCAGCGGGGACACTCGCTGGCCGCTGTACTCGCAGCTCACGGGGATGTACCTGTTCGCCCTCCCGGTGGCGTACGTCGGTGTCGCCGTCCCCGCGATCGGTGTCACCGCGCTGTACGCCTCGCTGCTCGTCGAGACGGCAGTCCCGGCGGCGATCACGTACTACCGGTTCCGGTCGGGAACGTGGCGGGTCGTCAGTCGCTCGTACCGGCCGGACGCGGCACTGGACGACTGA
- a CDS encoding ABC transporter ATP-binding protein produces MTGPEAVPPSSTAADGGSRTDRDSPLAVDVSGLELVYADGTAAVAGLEMAVPEGEFFGFLGPNGAGKTTTIKVLSTLLSPTAGSVRVNGFDVRTDPRAVRESIGYMAQETSIDPELTAAENVRFACEAYGVPRGERADRVTELLELVDLAGVADKRAEEFSGGMKKRLDAATALVHRPPLVFLDEPTTGLDPKARNRLWDYFRRINDRGTTIFLTTQYLEEADQLCDRLAVILDGEIVAEGSPTALKRRVGGEVLDIDIEDGSDARERAATIAREFDAFVDATVQETDDGISVTAQQARQHGTDLLVALRDAGLTVTGFNVHAPTLDDVFLAITGEEGERGDESASEEVSQ; encoded by the coding sequence ATGACAGGACCAGAGGCCGTTCCGCCGTCGTCGACCGCGGCGGACGGCGGGTCGCGAACCGACCGCGACAGCCCGCTGGCGGTCGACGTGTCGGGGCTCGAACTGGTGTACGCCGACGGGACCGCTGCGGTCGCCGGGCTGGAGATGGCCGTCCCCGAAGGCGAGTTCTTCGGCTTTCTGGGACCCAACGGGGCGGGCAAGACGACGACGATCAAGGTGCTCTCGACGCTTCTGTCCCCGACCGCCGGGTCGGTCCGGGTCAACGGCTTCGATGTCAGGACCGACCCCAGAGCCGTCCGGGAGTCGATCGGGTACATGGCACAGGAGACCAGCATCGACCCGGAGCTGACAGCTGCCGAGAACGTCCGCTTCGCCTGCGAGGCCTACGGCGTCCCCCGGGGCGAGCGGGCCGACCGCGTGACCGAACTGCTGGAACTCGTCGACCTCGCCGGGGTGGCCGACAAGCGTGCCGAGGAGTTCTCCGGCGGGATGAAAAAGCGGCTGGACGCGGCCACCGCCCTGGTCCACCGGCCGCCGCTCGTCTTCCTCGACGAGCCCACGACCGGGCTCGACCCGAAGGCCCGCAACCGGCTGTGGGACTACTTCCGGCGGATCAACGACCGCGGGACCACGATCTTCCTGACCACGCAGTACCTTGAGGAGGCCGACCAGCTCTGTGACCGGCTGGCGGTCATCCTCGACGGCGAGATCGTCGCCGAGGGGAGTCCCACGGCGTTGAAACGACGGGTCGGTGGGGAAGTGCTTGACATCGACATCGAGGACGGCAGCGACGCCCGCGAGCGGGCCGCGACCATCGCACGGGAGTTCGACGCCTTCGTCGACGCGACGGTCCAGGAGACCGACGACGGGATCAGTGTCACCGCCCAGCAGGCCCGCCAGCACGGGACCGACCTGCTGGTCGCGCTGCGGGACGCCGGCCTGACGGTGACTGGCTTCAACGTCCACGCGCCGACGCTCGACGACGTGTTTCTGGCGATCACCGGGGAGGAGGGAGAGCGCGGCGACGAGTCGGCGTCCGAGGAGGTGTCACAGTGA
- a CDS encoding NAD(P)-dependent oxidoreductase encodes MRLTVFGASGRTGRPLVEQALDRGHEVVAFVRSAPKFGVEADALTVVEGDAYTGEGVEEAVIGADAVVSVLGQTGDGPDDLLTVAGDHIVEAMTDAGVTRFVTLVGAGVREEGESVTLSGRVMGTLLKVLARSVLEDAEEHVRRVRSTDLDYTVVRAPRLVDGEGTGDYRAGDIDLGFESVARADVARFVLDCIEDERYVGAMPKVGAA; translated from the coding sequence ATGCGACTCACCGTCTTCGGGGCGTCCGGCCGGACCGGCCGCCCGCTCGTCGAACAGGCACTCGACCGCGGCCACGAGGTCGTCGCGTTCGTCCGGTCCGCGCCGAAGTTCGGCGTCGAGGCCGACGCGCTGACCGTCGTCGAGGGCGACGCCTACACCGGCGAGGGCGTCGAAGAGGCCGTCATCGGCGCCGACGCGGTCGTCTCCGTCCTCGGGCAGACCGGCGACGGCCCCGACGATCTGTTGACCGTCGCAGGCGACCACATCGTCGAGGCGATGACCGACGCCGGCGTCACCCGCTTTGTCACCCTCGTGGGCGCCGGCGTCCGCGAGGAGGGCGAGTCCGTCACGCTCTCGGGACGGGTCATGGGCACGCTGTTGAAAGTGCTGGCCCGCAGCGTCCTGGAGGACGCCGAGGAACACGTCCGCCGGGTCCGGTCGACCGACCTCGACTACACCGTCGTCCGTGCCCCCCGGTTGGTCGACGGCGAGGGAACCGGCGACTACCGGGCCGGCGACATCGACCTGGGGTTCGAGTCCGTCGCGCGGGCAGACGTGGCTCGGTTCGTGCTCGACTGCATCGAGGACGAGCGCTACGTCGGCGCGATGCCGAAGGTAGGGGCGGCGTGA
- a CDS encoding ABC transporter permease, translated as MSSPTSDGVRRSGNTFLGDCWVNFKRWNLKAVRNPFVLVVSLVQPIIFLVLFTEVFGTVAGAAVNQGLPGISYETYLVPAIAIQVALAAAITSGVGLVNDIENGMFEKVLVSPMNRTAVFLGKTAAEVFRIAVQIAIILGLGVALGAEVATGIAGAVAIVGVGVVFSLWFVAFSNALAVVTRDQESTIIGANLLQFPLLFLSSAFLPLSTLPDWIQTFARLNPVTYGVDTARSLMVDRDVMTVLDVTTFGGTLDGVVPGLVVLLALDLLLGGVAVYLLSRASSSDVR; from the coding sequence GTGAGTTCGCCGACCAGCGACGGGGTCCGTCGCTCGGGGAACACGTTCCTCGGGGACTGCTGGGTGAACTTCAAGCGCTGGAACCTGAAGGCGGTCCGGAACCCGTTCGTGCTGGTGGTCTCGCTCGTTCAGCCGATCATCTTTCTGGTGTTGTTCACGGAGGTGTTCGGCACCGTCGCCGGCGCCGCCGTCAACCAAGGACTGCCGGGGATCAGCTACGAGACGTATCTGGTGCCCGCGATCGCCATCCAGGTCGCGCTGGCGGCCGCGATCACCTCCGGGGTCGGGCTCGTCAACGACATCGAGAACGGGATGTTCGAGAAGGTGCTCGTCTCGCCGATGAACCGCACGGCGGTGTTCCTGGGGAAGACGGCCGCGGAGGTGTTCCGCATCGCCGTCCAGATCGCGATCATCCTCGGACTCGGCGTCGCGCTCGGTGCCGAGGTCGCCACCGGGATCGCCGGCGCAGTCGCCATCGTCGGCGTCGGCGTCGTCTTCTCGCTGTGGTTCGTCGCGTTCTCGAACGCGCTCGCCGTGGTGACCCGCGACCAGGAGTCGACGATCATCGGCGCGAACCTGCTCCAGTTTCCGCTGCTCTTTCTCTCCTCGGCGTTCCTCCCGCTGTCGACGCTTCCGGACTGGATACAGACGTTCGCCCGCCTGAACCCGGTCACGTACGGCGTCGACACGGCTCGTTCGCTGATGGTCGACCGGGACGTGATGACGGTCCTCGACGTGACGACCTTCGGTGGGACGCTTGACGGCGTCGTCCCCGGCCTGGTCGTCCTCCTGGCGCTCGACCTCCTCCTCGGCGGCGTCGCGGTCTACCTGCTGTCACGAGCGTCGAGTTCCGACGTTCGGTGA
- a CDS encoding winged helix-turn-helix transcriptional regulator — translation MTDRPEIPDLSTGLSREEGTALRETFDPAEQERIQRTVAHLLDLLGSAHAMAVLSAFAFAEGPLRFSDLERELSVAPNTLSARLADLTDAGLLDRTAYDEVPPRVEYTPTEKAESLFPVFAHLHHWAIEYDL, via the coding sequence ATGACAGATCGACCCGAGATCCCGGACCTGAGCACGGGTCTGTCCCGCGAGGAGGGCACGGCGTTGCGGGAGACGTTCGACCCCGCCGAACAGGAGCGCATCCAGCGGACCGTCGCTCACCTGCTGGACCTGCTGGGGAGCGCCCACGCGATGGCGGTCCTGTCCGCGTTTGCCTTCGCCGAGGGGCCGCTCCGCTTCAGCGACCTCGAACGGGAACTCTCGGTGGCGCCGAACACGCTGTCGGCCCGCCTCGCCGACCTCACGGACGCGGGGCTGCTCGACCGCACCGCCTACGACGAAGTGCCGCCCCGCGTCGAGTACACGCCCACGGAGAAGGCCGAGTCGCTGTTTCCTGTCTTCGCACACCTCCACCACTGGGCAATCGAGTACGACCTCTGA
- a CDS encoding NmrA family NAD(P)-binding protein: protein MTRVLVTAATGTVGRHVVAELAGTDVTVRAATRDPAAASERLDADEFVEFDFLRPETWGQALDGVDRLFLVRVPGVGVDETTAFADAAARVGVAYVVYLSALGAEKNPVIPHHRIERHLRTTGMGATFLRASFFMQNLNEVHGEDVRRRDELFVPAGDGATSFVDARDVGAAAAAVLADPAGAAGSYDLTGPEATDYAAVAAVFTDVLDRPIRYADPSIPTFVARWRARDEPLGFVLLLVGIYTTARLGLAGRVTDDLGALLGREPRTLREYVVDYAAEFRPAAADDRTTTAA, encoded by the coding sequence GTGACCCGGGTGCTCGTGACCGCGGCGACGGGGACGGTCGGCCGCCACGTCGTCGCGGAACTGGCAGGGACCGACGTGACCGTCCGGGCGGCGACCCGTGACCCGGCGGCCGCGAGCGAGCGCCTCGACGCCGACGAGTTCGTCGAGTTCGACTTCCTTCGACCCGAAACGTGGGGGCAGGCGCTCGACGGCGTCGACCGTCTGTTCCTCGTGCGGGTGCCTGGCGTCGGCGTCGACGAGACGACGGCCTTCGCCGACGCGGCCGCCCGTGTCGGCGTCGCCTACGTCGTCTACCTCTCGGCGCTCGGAGCCGAGAAGAACCCGGTTATCCCGCACCACCGCATCGAGCGCCACCTCCGGACGACCGGGATGGGGGCCACGTTCCTGCGGGCCTCGTTTTTCATGCAGAACCTCAACGAGGTCCACGGCGAGGACGTTCGCCGCCGCGACGAACTGTTCGTCCCGGCCGGGGACGGCGCGACGAGTTTCGTCGACGCCCGTGACGTGGGCGCCGCGGCGGCCGCGGTGCTCGCCGACCCAGCGGGTGCCGCCGGGAGCTACGACCTGACCGGGCCGGAAGCCACGGACTACGCCGCGGTCGCCGCGGTGTTCACCGACGTGCTCGACCGACCGATCCGCTACGCCGACCCGTCGATCCCGACGTTCGTCGCCCGCTGGCGTGCCCGGGACGAACCGCTCGGCTTCGTCCTGTTGTTGGTCGGTATCTACACGACCGCCCGCCTGGGCCTGGCCGGCCGTGTCACCGACGACCTGGGGGCGCTCCTCGGTCGGGAGCCACGGACGCTCCGGGAGTACGTCGTCGACTACGCCGCGGAGTTCCGGCCGGCCGCTGCCGACGACCGCACCACGACAGCGGCGTGA
- a CDS encoding histidine kinase N-terminal 7TM domain-containing protein, with translation MAPDLPWPAIGALASGVGSLYLLARLREHWHKPGAKWFVATIGTITVWTGGYAVGILVATPPLRVAVEVLSWVSAAWIGFFFLSFALGYTGRTGILESWWYRTVAVVPLATSLLAVASTQTPLLWGGYEPVRVLGVLGAEYTFLPLGYVSIIGVMLFVSVGTVLLFDTVVSYGPLYRREAIAVGLSPLPPGIGALLWALGLGPPVNLTTVLFLPHVALDAYAFVRGGMFEFHPATRRIGERAAIDDIGTPVAIVDVDGRIVTLNPAAERTFGVDTQSVLTRPLGGVLGEEALTVDGEGERLSVGTDRNRREFKTQQTELRDETGTHLGYTVLFQDITDEIRRERRLEVLNRFLRHNVRNESVVIRGRAEVLAAGLEGEEAGHAETIEAAVGRLVESGEKARTLSEVSTGGDAFETVDVGSFLADAVDSLDPPAGERVTVSVADGLELSTQPVLLEVLVENLVENAVEHTDDPDVQVLATVDGGSVVLTVADDGPGIPEHELAVLDSGRETDLNHGSGIGLWLIRWVATTLGAELTFTVESGTTVSVRFPTEQTN, from the coding sequence ATGGCTCCCGACCTCCCCTGGCCCGCGATCGGCGCGTTGGCCTCGGGGGTCGGATCGCTGTACCTGCTCGCACGCCTGCGGGAGCACTGGCACAAGCCCGGCGCGAAGTGGTTCGTCGCCACCATCGGGACGATCACCGTCTGGACGGGCGGGTACGCCGTCGGGATCCTCGTGGCGACGCCGCCGCTTCGGGTGGCGGTCGAGGTGCTGTCGTGGGTGTCGGCGGCCTGGATCGGCTTTTTCTTCCTCTCGTTCGCGCTGGGGTACACCGGCCGGACCGGGATCCTCGAAAGCTGGTGGTACCGGACGGTCGCCGTCGTCCCGCTGGCGACCTCGCTGCTGGCGGTCGCGAGCACACAGACGCCGCTGCTGTGGGGCGGCTACGAGCCGGTCCGCGTGTTGGGCGTCCTCGGCGCCGAGTACACGTTTCTCCCGCTTGGCTACGTCTCGATCATCGGCGTGATGCTGTTCGTCAGCGTCGGGACGGTCCTGTTGTTCGACACGGTGGTGAGCTACGGGCCGCTGTACCGGCGGGAGGCGATCGCGGTCGGACTGAGCCCGTTGCCCCCGGGGATCGGCGCGCTGCTGTGGGCGCTGGGACTGGGGCCGCCGGTGAACCTCACCACCGTGCTGTTCCTGCCCCACGTCGCGCTGGACGCGTACGCGTTCGTCCGCGGCGGGATGTTCGAGTTCCACCCGGCGACTCGTCGGATCGGCGAACGGGCGGCCATCGACGACATCGGGACCCCGGTCGCTATCGTCGATGTCGACGGGCGCATCGTCACGCTCAACCCGGCGGCCGAACGGACCTTCGGCGTCGACACGCAGTCGGTGCTGACCCGGCCGCTAGGGGGGGTTCTGGGCGAGGAGGCACTCACCGTCGACGGCGAGGGCGAACGGCTCAGTGTCGGCACCGACCGAAATCGCCGGGAGTTCAAGACCCAACAGACCGAACTCCGTGACGAGACTGGAACCCATCTGGGGTACACGGTCCTGTTTCAGGACATCACCGACGAGATACGGCGCGAACGGCGTCTGGAGGTTCTCAACAGGTTTCTCAGACACAACGTCCGCAACGAGAGCGTGGTCATCAGAGGGCGAGCCGAGGTGCTGGCTGCGGGACTGGAGGGCGAGGAGGCGGGCCACGCGGAGACGATCGAGGCAGCGGTGGGTCGACTGGTCGAATCGGGCGAGAAGGCCCGCACGCTGTCGGAGGTCTCGACGGGGGGTGACGCGTTCGAGACGGTCGACGTGGGGTCGTTCCTGGCCGACGCCGTCGACTCGCTGGACCCGCCGGCCGGCGAGCGCGTGACCGTCTCGGTCGCCGACGGGCTGGAACTGTCGACCCAGCCGGTGTTGCTCGAAGTGCTGGTCGAGAACCTCGTCGAGAACGCCGTAGAGCACACCGACGATCCCGACGTTCAGGTGTTGGCCACCGTCGACGGGGGGAGCGTCGTCCTCACCGTCGCCGACGACGGGCCGGGGATCCCCGAGCACGAACTGGCGGTCCTCGACAGCGGGCGGGAGACGGACCTGAACCACGGGAGCGGCATCGGGCTGTGGCTGATCCGGTGGGTCGCGACCACCCTGGGAGCGGAACTGACGTTCACCGTCGAGTCGGGGACGACCGTCAGCGTCCGGTTCCCCACGGAGCAGACGAACTGA